A window of Candidatus Bathyarchaeota archaeon contains these coding sequences:
- a CDS encoding DNA-directed DNA polymerase II small subunit translates to MSAEEKLQQAIEATIAAGYQLSSEAFEYLIQNAQTSDPVTVMNLALERMSSLQEKPMFIEKAFLEEVMQQAAVAVEPIVVEQTHPPRVVQTPSYIEPAFEQTYQPEITATDTFYPYAKDIPSELKIIEDSTGKLTSNGTLDEYVGLFQDRFKRIEKLLRQRMDVKAATPLVEALKSQPKTKLKVICMLTEKRDSKNNIILSVEDLHGSATILIPQKALEEVKKKALMLLPDTVFCAAVIKTRSNLLMAEDIILPEVGRKMPQRAQEPVYAVLTSDIHVGSTKFTKEAFKRFIMWLRGKWGTPQEREIAGRVKYLLIAGDIVDGVGIYPGQQTELTIRDVHKQYNFAAKYLEKIPDYIEIVLSPGNHDAARKSQPQPAIPEGYLAAIQGKKNIHSVGSPCYLSLHGVEVLMYHGVSLNDIIGVVPGMVNEHPEKSMRLLMQCRHLAPMYGGKTMLSPENRDYLVVDRVPDIFHAGHIHVLGFCNYRGVLVVNSGGWQEQTEYMEKLGLVPTPGKVPVVNLQTMEITVLNFMEP, encoded by the coding sequence ATGAGCGCAGAGGAAAAGCTTCAGCAAGCCATCGAGGCAACCATCGCTGCAGGGTACCAGCTAAGCAGCGAAGCCTTCGAGTACCTCATCCAAAACGCTCAAACCAGCGACCCCGTTACGGTAATGAATTTGGCGTTGGAGCGGATGTCGTCGCTGCAGGAAAAACCCATGTTTATCGAGAAAGCCTTCTTGGAGGAAGTTATGCAACAGGCGGCTGTAGCAGTTGAACCAATCGTGGTTGAGCAAACGCATCCACCCAGAGTGGTGCAGACGCCAAGCTATATTGAACCCGCCTTTGAGCAGACCTATCAACCAGAAATCACGGCCACAGACACCTTCTACCCTTACGCCAAAGATATACCCTCAGAACTCAAAATCATAGAAGACTCCACAGGCAAACTAACCTCCAACGGCACCCTCGACGAGTACGTGGGGCTTTTTCAGGACCGCTTCAAACGTATCGAAAAACTGCTCCGTCAGCGCATGGATGTTAAAGCAGCCACCCCACTGGTTGAAGCCCTCAAATCGCAGCCTAAAACAAAACTCAAAGTCATCTGCATGCTAACCGAGAAACGCGACTCAAAAAACAACATCATCCTCTCAGTGGAAGACCTACATGGCAGCGCAACCATCCTCATCCCGCAGAAGGCACTTGAAGAAGTCAAAAAGAAGGCGCTTATGCTTTTGCCTGACACTGTTTTCTGCGCCGCCGTCATCAAAACCCGAAGCAACTTGCTTATGGCCGAAGACATCATTTTGCCTGAAGTCGGCAGAAAAATGCCCCAGCGCGCACAGGAACCCGTCTATGCCGTGTTAACCTCAGACATACATGTCGGCAGCACAAAATTCACCAAAGAAGCCTTCAAACGCTTCATCATGTGGCTCCGCGGAAAATGGGGCACCCCCCAAGAGCGGGAAATCGCTGGCCGCGTAAAATACCTCCTAATCGCAGGCGACATCGTGGACGGCGTCGGCATCTACCCGGGGCAGCAAACCGAGTTAACCATCCGCGACGTACACAAACAATACAACTTTGCCGCTAAGTACCTTGAGAAAATCCCAGACTACATCGAAATCGTGCTCTCACCAGGCAACCATGACGCTGCACGCAAATCTCAACCACAACCCGCCATCCCAGAAGGATACCTAGCTGCGATTCAGGGTAAAAAGAACATTCACTCCGTCGGCAGCCCTTGCTACCTCAGCTTGCATGGCGTCGAGGTCTTGATGTACCATGGCGTAAGCTTGAACGATATAATCGGGGTTGTTCCAGGAATGGTTAATGAACACCCTGAAAAGTCGATGCGGCTGCTTATGCAATGTCGCCACCTAGCACCCATGTATGGCGGCAAAACCATGCTATCCCCAGAGAACCGCGACTACTTAGTCGTCGACAGGGTTCCAGACATATTCCACGCAGGCCACATTCACGTGTTGGGTTTCTGCAACTACCGGGGAGTGCTGGTGGTTAATTCGGGAGGCTGGCAAGAACAAACCGAGTACATGGAAAAGTTGGGGTTGGTTCCCACACCTGGCAAGGTACCTGTGGTAAACCTCCAGACAATGGAGATAACCGTGCTCAATTTCATGGAGCCCTAA
- a CDS encoding Lrp/AsnC family transcriptional regulator, translating into MSNEETIDATDLKIIERLQEDARTSLNLMAEECKLSSSAILTRIKKLKQKKVIIGNRLIVRSEAFGYPFMATVGVIAEAQKIDQITQKIRSQPNVIVCTKSIGRYNMLFLILAQNMAELDSATQKIKNIDGVKALSVNLILERFSSRIENKPLKIKSKEELDNLDLAIIGELMNDSSLSFNRISKKVQASHETIRKKFEKLKEKGVIIGCITIIDYSKLGYQGTAFIFVKLTQEGQKKFVIEELIKMRQLDLINSVIGTYDLIAFASFKNLREFTKLIDEMQRIPGIGQIEMSLANFTYFAYKPIPKTQIKCDTVELS; encoded by the coding sequence ATGTCAAACGAAGAAACGATCGATGCTACTGATCTGAAAATAATAGAGCGCTTACAAGAAGACGCTAGAACGAGTCTTAATTTAATGGCGGAAGAGTGTAAACTATCCTCTAGCGCCATACTCACAAGAATTAAAAAACTTAAACAGAAAAAAGTCATAATCGGTAACAGGCTAATCGTTAGAAGTGAAGCGTTTGGTTACCCTTTTATGGCAACTGTAGGTGTCATAGCTGAAGCTCAAAAAATTGATCAAATCACACAAAAAATACGGAGCCAGCCAAACGTTATTGTTTGCACAAAAAGTATTGGCCGATATAATATGCTTTTTTTAATTCTAGCTCAAAACATGGCAGAGCTAGATAGCGCAACGCAAAAAATCAAAAACATAGATGGCGTAAAAGCACTCTCGGTTAACCTTATTTTGGAGCGCTTTTCTAGTAGAATTGAAAACAAGCCTCTTAAAATAAAATCAAAAGAAGAATTGGATAATCTTGATTTAGCGATTATTGGAGAGCTTATGAATGATTCAAGTCTTTCTTTTAACCGGATTTCCAAAAAAGTTCAAGCAAGTCATGAGACGATAAGAAAGAAATTTGAAAAACTTAAAGAAAAAGGAGTCATAATAGGCTGCATCACGATTATAGATTACTCAAAATTGGGATATCAAGGCACTGCTTTTATTTTTGTTAAACTAACTCAAGAAGGTCAAAAAAAATTCGTTATAGAAGAACTAATCAAAATGCGACAATTAGACTTAATCAATTCAGTAATAGGTACCTATGACCTAATTGCCTTCGCGTCATTCAAAAATTTAAGAGAGTTTACTAAACTAATCGATGAAATGCAACGAATCCCGGGAATAGGGCAAATTGAGATGTCTTTGGCTAACTTTACATACTTTGCATATAAGCCTATACCTAAAACACAAATTAAGTGTGATACAGTAGAGTTATCATAA
- a CDS encoding PQQ-binding-like beta-propeller repeat protein translates to MHKIKNIANKSKSKIPMLTMLLLSLLAVSIALPATSAHTPSWVIPTFAYVHVSPNPVGIGQEVTVVFWLDKIYDNALMTNDYRFHNYKVTITAPDGTNQTITRETVWDTTSSQYATFTPTQVGNYTITFNFPGQNINDYSHAIISRNPYTGQGTPNEFVNDSYAPSSASTILTVQQDPVSSEINDYPLPTEYWTRPIEGQNSNWYAIASNWLGYPSIVANYQPDGTGPNSAHIMWTKPIQDGGVVGGTNTGVDGATFYSGLSYETKYNPVIIMNGRIYYPLPKSNNGATGFGTTAIYNGYICVDLRTGEELFWKNATMPNFGQLLNYEDPNQHGVIPNGYLWTVQGTTWMASDPLDGNWLFNITNVPSGTQAYGPNGEILIYTLSATSKTLTVWNSTAVTATTGTMFNYRPVGTVFNSTSKGSAAYSLNVTEPWLTSDATVIRVFPGDILLGRNGTLPSSGAPGSGSGTASYSSAPYTIWAINLNLSRAAAGKLLWMKNYDAPTTNTTITIGVASWPTPVDPTSRVFCIAEKETFQWTGYNLDTGAKIWGPTTHTWDSFQYYQGASGGPNLPRGFTAYGNLYVGGYGGEIVAFDMKTGAELWTYNNTNSGLNTVYGHYPLFISSIADGKIYAHTSEHSPNSPPYKGALIRCINATTGAEIWTLPGWNTFTPYGANLIEPIYIADGYANYLNVYDMQIYTIGKGPSRTTVDAPLSAITEGSSVVIRGTVTDISAGTTQNEQAARFPNGVACVSDESQSKWMQYVYIQKPKPTNVTGVPVTLSVVDGNGNYRIIGTTTTSDGFFTFNWKPDIPGQYVVYASFSGSESYWPSNAVTSFAVDPAPATPTPQPTQPPSMADLYFMPMSIAILIVIIVIGVVIVLALKKRP, encoded by the coding sequence ATGCATAAAATCAAAAATATCGCAAATAAGTCAAAAAGTAAAATTCCAATGCTAACAATGCTGTTGCTGTCACTTTTAGCTGTTTCAATCGCTTTACCTGCTACTTCTGCACATACACCCTCCTGGGTTATACCGACTTTTGCTTACGTACATGTTTCACCGAACCCTGTGGGCATAGGCCAAGAAGTGACTGTTGTATTCTGGCTTGACAAAATCTATGACAACGCTTTGATGACAAATGACTACCGATTCCATAATTATAAAGTCACTATAACTGCACCTGATGGAACCAACCAAACAATAACCAGGGAAACTGTCTGGGATACGACTTCATCTCAATATGCTACCTTCACTCCAACACAAGTTGGCAACTATACAATAACCTTCAATTTCCCTGGACAAAATATTAATGACTATAGTCACGCAATTATTTCACGTAATCCGTACACTGGTCAGGGAACTCCTAATGAATTTGTTAACGATTCCTACGCTCCAAGTTCTGCATCAACAATTTTGACTGTACAGCAAGACCCCGTATCTAGTGAAATTAATGATTATCCACTACCTACTGAATATTGGACACGACCAATTGAAGGACAAAACTCAAACTGGTACGCAATCGCATCTAACTGGCTTGGGTATCCTAGTATTGTAGCAAACTATCAACCGGATGGCACGGGCCCAAATAGTGCACACATAATGTGGACTAAACCGATTCAGGATGGCGGTGTTGTAGGCGGAACAAACACAGGCGTAGATGGCGCGACTTTTTACTCTGGGCTATCTTATGAAACTAAATATAACCCTGTAATAATAATGAACGGACGCATATACTATCCACTACCAAAAAGTAATAACGGCGCAACTGGATTCGGAACAACAGCAATCTACAACGGTTATATTTGCGTTGACTTAAGAACTGGTGAAGAACTTTTCTGGAAAAATGCAACAATGCCAAACTTCGGGCAACTCTTAAACTATGAAGACCCTAACCAGCACGGCGTAATTCCGAACGGTTACTTATGGACAGTTCAAGGAACTACTTGGATGGCATCCGATCCACTCGATGGCAATTGGCTATTCAACATCACAAATGTACCATCAGGCACACAAGCTTATGGACCAAACGGTGAAATATTAATCTACACTTTAAGCGCTACTTCTAAAACGCTAACAGTCTGGAATTCAACTGCAGTAACTGCAACAACGGGCACTATGTTCAACTATAGACCAGTTGGCACAGTATTCAATTCTACTTCAAAGGGATCAGCAGCCTATTCATTAAATGTAACCGAACCATGGCTAACTTCCGATGCGACAGTTATCCGTGTATTTCCGGGTGATATCTTACTAGGTAGAAACGGTACCCTCCCCTCAAGTGGTGCACCGGGTTCAGGATCAGGTACAGCATCATACAGCTCAGCACCTTATACAATTTGGGCAATAAACCTAAACTTATCTAGAGCCGCAGCAGGCAAGTTGTTATGGATGAAAAACTACGATGCTCCAACAACTAATACAACAATAACAATCGGTGTTGCATCATGGCCAACACCTGTTGATCCAACTTCACGTGTCTTTTGTATTGCAGAAAAAGAAACCTTCCAATGGACTGGCTACAACCTCGACACCGGCGCTAAAATATGGGGTCCAACAACTCACACTTGGGATAGCTTCCAATATTACCAAGGTGCTAGCGGTGGTCCGAACTTGCCAAGAGGATTCACTGCGTATGGCAATCTATACGTAGGTGGCTATGGAGGAGAAATCGTAGCATTCGACATGAAGACAGGCGCAGAACTCTGGACTTATAACAACACGAATAGTGGCTTAAATACTGTCTACGGGCACTATCCGCTTTTTATTAGCAGCATCGCAGACGGGAAGATCTATGCACACACATCTGAACACTCACCAAACTCACCACCATACAAAGGCGCATTAATACGCTGTATTAACGCAACTACTGGCGCCGAAATCTGGACTCTTCCGGGTTGGAACACTTTTACACCATACGGTGCAAACCTAATTGAACCCATATACATCGCTGACGGTTACGCTAATTACCTAAACGTTTACGACATGCAAATCTATACTATCGGCAAAGGTCCAAGTAGGACAACTGTAGACGCACCGCTTTCTGCCATCACTGAAGGATCAAGTGTAGTGATTCGTGGAACAGTAACCGATATATCTGCTGGCACAACACAAAACGAACAAGCAGCACGATTCCCTAATGGGGTAGCGTGTGTTTCTGACGAAAGTCAAAGCAAATGGATGCAATACGTTTATATACAAAAACCAAAGCCAACTAACGTTACGGGTGTGCCAGTTACCTTAAGTGTAGTAGACGGAAACGGTAACTACAGAATTATCGGCACTACAACAACTTCAGACGGTTTCTTCACTTTTAACTGGAAACCAGATATCCCCGGTCAATACGTAGTCTACGCTTCATTCAGCGGATCTGAATCTTACTGGCCGTCAAATGCAGTGACCTCTTTCGCAGTCGATCCCGCACCTGCAACTCCAACACCGCAACCAACCCAACCACCATCGATGGCTGATCTATACTTCATGCCAATGTCAATCGCTATCCTCATTGTAATAATTGTCATCGGTGTAGTCATAGTTTTAGCGCTAAAAAAACGACCATAA